The DNA segment CGATTCGCGATGAAACTCCGTGCGTATCACGAGAAGCATCCTGAAGATATCGAAAACGCCGTCAACGAGTTCTTCTCGACAGAGAATCCCGAACTCACTCAGCCTACTATTGATAATCTGCTTGACCTCGATATTCCATCGGGATACGATGACACTGATCCTACTCTGGATGATATTGAAGATGAATTCAACGGTTGGTGGAATCTTGATCGTATGGCGAGCCGCAAAGCCGAGATTGTTTCACTTATATTGATGTCTCTGACCTATGATATCGATGATCCGGAGTATCAAGATGAATTTAAAGAGGTGCTTGATCATCCGGAAACGCTAGAGGAAATGGTAGTTGACGATCTTCGGAAACGAACTGAGCAAGTTATGTGAATCATCCAAATACGATATATTCCGTGTAATCTTCCTCAAATGGCTCCAAAGTGTTAACTCTCCAGGATTTGGGAACAAGAAGTATACGCACACATATATAAAAATATTAATTATTTGATAGGTATGCAGTATAAGTCCTCTATCGATCACATCCACTCAAATCTATGCAACTGAAGGGTTCAATAACCCAATCACTGATAATCGAGTTCAACCTCTATGTACTGATCGACGTCGTCGTACTCGTTCTCGACGATTTGGCAGAGTTCCCTGTTCACGAACAAGCCACCGCGTGTGATGTTTGCCGAGCCGATATACACCGAATCTTCGCTCACGACCGCTTTGGCGTGTAAGTCAGGAACAGACCGGACGTCTACGCTCTCTGAGAGATGAGATTTGATGTAGTTATTGTGCTCTTGGTCCGATCGGATCAGTACCAGAACCTCTGTGTCTCCCTCCAAGGCTTCTATCGCCTTCGAGAGGTACATCTTCCGTTCGTCGAAGCGGTTGTTCACCGGGAGTACCACTTCGATATCACTGATCCAGGGTGAGACGAGTGCCACCCGATTACTGTGAAAGAGCGTGTACCCGATGTAGTAGTCGAGTGCTTCAGAAGGTAAGGAAAATGTTTGTGTCATTGAGTTCTGCTGCTGGTAATTGCTCGCGGTTGAATATTTGTTCTTTCGCTTCCGCTACTGGCGATTGTTCGATCAGGTGGTCGTACAGCCTTTCCAGAAGGACGTAGCTGAGTGAGTCTTCCTGGGCGTGCCCAGAGATACACTCCGAGAGATGGAGGTTTTCGACGCATCCGTCGATGTCTGGTGAGAAGAACAGCGACTTGATCGATTCAGCATGCGTATCGAGGTCGATGTCGAGCTCTTCTAACCTGTCTCTCGGGAGCTCCTCTTCACCTTCCATCTGGGCCGATGCGATTTCGTGTTTCACTCGATAGGGGACCAGGAGCGAGTCACTTCCGAGTGTCTGTCCAAGTTGATCGGCCCGATCAGCGGTTGACAGGAATTCCTGTGTAATCCGAT comes from the Halapricum desulfuricans genome and includes:
- a CDS encoding GmrSD restriction endonuclease domain-containing protein: MTRRDIDEDVSVDIEHVFPSGFLRSDSTNPYAWLSDFFAVDGSEILGTDSTIIDQIDTLQDCDAASISEDDEIYDRIQRITSHIESDFVRDLGNMIILEGGVNRSIQNSRFAMKLRAYHEKHPEDIENAVNEFFSTENPELTQPTIDNLLDLDIPSGYDDTDPTLDDIEDEFNGWWNLDRMASRKAEIVSLILMSLTYDIDDPEYQDEFKEVLDHPETLEEMVVDDLRKRTEQVM
- a CDS encoding phospholipase D-like domain-containing protein; the protein is MTQTFSLPSEALDYYIGYTLFHSNRVALVSPWISDIEVVLPVNNRFDERKMYLSKAIEALEGDTEVLVLIRSDQEHNNYIKSHLSESVDVRSVPDLHAKAVVSEDSVYIGSANITRGGLFVNRELCQIVENEYDDVDQYIEVELDYQ